A single region of the Moritella sp. Urea-trap-13 genome encodes:
- a CDS encoding 4a-hydroxytetrahydrobiopterin dehydratase codes for MTELNQQNCQACRADAPQVSDAELAVLVNQIPNWVVVVRDNIMQLEREFKFKNFKQAIAFTNQVAEMAEMEGHHPALLTEWGKVTITWWSHSIKGLHKNDFVCAAKTDALLAE; via the coding sequence ATGACTGAATTAAACCAACAAAATTGCCAAGCATGTCGCGCCGATGCACCACAAGTCAGCGATGCAGAGTTAGCTGTATTAGTAAATCAGATCCCTAATTGGGTGGTAGTAGTACGTGACAACATCATGCAATTAGAGCGTGAATTTAAGTTTAAAAACTTCAAACAAGCTATCGCCTTTACTAATCAAGTAGCAGAAATGGCAGAAATGGAAGGCCATCACCCGGCTTTATTAACTGAATGGGGCAAAGTGACGATCACTTGGTGGTCGCACAGTATTAAAGGCTTACATAAGAATGATTTTGTCTGCGCAGCAAAGACAGATGCATTACTGGCTGAATAA
- a CDS encoding AI-2E family transporter, with amino-acid sequence MISVVSRWYQERFSDPHAVTLFLLLVFGFSVIYFAGSLITPFLVAVVLAYLLDWPLLQLMRLGISRTWATVIILLLFVTMMVMLTLGLVPTVWHQGVTLVKAMPTMLKQGQEFLLMLPQENPDLFNADLIKTASIAVQDHVVSSGEMIVSASFASLFDLAAILIYSILVPLLVFFMLKDKRILVTALVSILPQNRRLAMEVWTEMNGQIANYIRGKVFEIIIVGFCTWLVFFFTDLQYAALLAVLVGFSVLIPYIGAAAVTVPVMLVGLFQWGLTPEFTYMMIAYGIVQALDGNLLVPLLFSEAVNLHPVAIIMSVLVFGGLWGFWGVFFAIPLATLVKAVFNAWPKRGDIPAEI; translated from the coding sequence ATGATCTCTGTTGTATCTCGTTGGTATCAGGAACGCTTTTCTGACCCACATGCAGTCACTTTATTCTTACTCTTAGTATTTGGCTTTTCGGTTATTTATTTCGCTGGTAGTTTAATTACCCCCTTCTTAGTGGCTGTGGTTTTAGCTTATTTATTGGATTGGCCATTATTGCAGTTAATGCGTTTGGGGATATCAAGGACCTGGGCGACAGTGATCATTTTACTGCTGTTTGTCACCATGATGGTGATGCTGACGTTAGGCTTAGTGCCAACGGTATGGCATCAGGGGGTAACGCTGGTTAAAGCAATGCCAACTATGCTTAAGCAAGGTCAAGAATTCTTATTGATGTTACCACAAGAAAATCCGGATCTTTTTAATGCAGACTTGATTAAAACGGCATCGATAGCGGTTCAGGACCACGTCGTGAGTTCAGGTGAAATGATAGTAAGTGCTTCGTTTGCCTCTTTATTTGATTTGGCTGCGATCCTAATTTATTCAATTTTAGTGCCTTTGTTAGTGTTCTTCATGCTCAAAGACAAGCGTATTTTGGTAACTGCCTTGGTGAGTATCTTGCCGCAGAATCGTCGTCTGGCGATGGAAGTGTGGACCGAAATGAACGGCCAAATTGCCAATTATATTCGCGGCAAAGTATTTGAAATTATCATCGTTGGTTTTTGTACTTGGTTGGTGTTTTTCTTTACTGATTTACAGTATGCTGCACTGCTTGCAGTATTGGTGGGTTTCTCGGTATTAATTCCTTATATTGGCGCTGCAGCGGTGACTGTACCTGTGATGTTAGTGGGCTTGTTTCAGTGGGGTCTAACGCCTGAGTTCACTTATATGATGATAGCGTACGGTATTGTGCAAGCACTGGATGGCAACTTGTTAGTACCGCTGTTGTTCTCGGAAGCGGTGAACCTGCATCCTGTGGCGATCATCATGTCGGTATTAGTGTTTGGTGGTCTGTGGGGATTCTGGGGTGTGTTCTTCGCTATTCCATTAGCAACCTTGGTGAAAGCGGTATTTAATGCTTGGCCGAAACGCGGTGATATACCAGCTGAAATTTAA
- a CDS encoding sulfurtransferase TusA family protein, with protein MQQLDLSAYTCPLPLIKIKLWLKQAELGTEIIVLLTDSGSRQDIPKFLTSLGQTVVELDNSPLMLRIKVTKLTPHLSLTQLST; from the coding sequence ATGCAGCAATTAGACCTAAGCGCCTACACTTGTCCTTTACCACTGATTAAAATAAAACTCTGGTTAAAGCAAGCTGAGCTAGGCACTGAAATTATCGTATTACTGACCGATTCAGGTTCTCGTCAAGATATACCTAAATTTTTAACCAGTCTTGGTCAAACAGTTGTTGAGTTAGATAATTCGCCATTAATGTTACGTATTAAGGTGACCAAACTAACCCCACACTTATCGCTGACACAGCTCAGTACTTAA
- a CDS encoding DUF423 domain-containing protein: MQNSNINNTSTSTSTSTKIKFFLITCAMLMFSNILIGTLGAHLWHSQLVLNNGVANFATARDYLFIHTLSILFLALLDNKFPEGRFNWVAGLQLASIMLFSGSLILYALTGEKWLSNITPSGGSGLMLSWLLLVWRACKIK, from the coding sequence ATGCAGAACAGCAATATCAATAACACCAGCACCAGCACCAGCACCAGCACCAAGATTAAATTTTTTCTAATAACCTGTGCAATGTTAATGTTTAGCAATATTCTCATCGGGACATTGGGGGCGCATTTATGGCATTCACAGCTGGTACTGAATAACGGCGTGGCTAACTTTGCCACCGCGCGAGACTATTTATTTATTCATACCTTGAGCATTTTATTTTTGGCGCTGTTAGATAATAAATTTCCAGAAGGACGTTTTAATTGGGTTGCCGGATTACAATTAGCCAGCATTATGTTGTTTAGTGGCAGTTTGATTTTATATGCATTAACGGGCGAGAAGTGGTTAAGTAACATCACCCCATCGGGTGGCAGTGGTTTGATGTTATCTTGGCTATTACTAGTTTGGCGAGCGTGTAAGATTAAATAA
- a CDS encoding efflux RND transporter permease subunit: MNGIITAALNHSRTVIMLLLLILISGSVTYLNIPKEAEPDVPIPFIYVSVNHHGISPEDGERALLRPLEQELRGIDGLKEMTSTASEGHASIKLEFHAGIDSNIALASVREKVSLAKAQLPDDSEEPVVKEISMATQKPALTVILSGDVAERALISVSRDLKQKIEALTEVLEVSVGGDREDMIEILVDPLLMESYNLDQNDIYNLISRNNLLVAAGTLDSGQGRFPVKVPSVFDSLKDVLDLPVKVDGTRVITFGDVAEVRRSYKDPVSFARIDGQAAVSLEVKKRPGENIIETVDKVKALVNQESAYWQGVIKVDFTADSSEDVKDMLGDLQNNVLSAVILVVIVIIASLGARSAFLVGIAIPGSFLAGILMLAMWGYTINTVVLFALIMAVGMLVDGAIVVTEFADREMNEGRSNKEAYGLAAKRMAWPIIASTATTLAAFAPLLFWPGMMGEFMKFLPLTLITTLSASLVMALIFVPTLGGIFGRRRKLSVLEQKQTEISETGDVTQMPGMTGWYIKVLNSAIKKPWWCLGGAVLFSILVIKAYGVYGQGSEFFPNVEPPGFNIIVRSQGDLSIYEQDVLMQQVEAKLLGMPEIETLYARTGKSDQNGEQIGSLRVNLVDWQLRRKADEIIADIVVKTASLAGIEIEARKDESGPPQGKDLQLELSSRYPELLEPTLAKIKDFVATQGIFTNVSDNSAKPGIEWQIKVDRAVAARYGADALLVGNNVQFVTTGLRLGGYRADDVDDEMDIRVRFSEQYRHIDRLEDLRLKTAAGQVPLSVFSTLTPEQKKDAVRKVDGRQALKIEANLLPGYNLNEQLPKLMGLMQALDLDPRVAIRLRGQNENQQESAEFLKNALLIALAVMAIILVTQFNSFYQAFLILTAVIFSTVGVFLGLMIVQEPFGIVMSGIGVISLAGIVVNNNIVLIDTYNVLKREGLTAVDAVLRTGAQRLRPVMLTTITTILGLMPMVLQMNVDIVNRSTTFGAPSTQWWSQLATAVAGGLTFATVLTLVLTPCMLVLGDRLSRRLHKNESAVDVTDVTVNDDVSFDDDQHVAYSSEKQDSATLTVSRLDS, encoded by the coding sequence ATGAACGGTATTATTACTGCTGCGTTAAATCATAGCCGCACCGTTATCATGTTACTGCTGCTTATTTTAATTTCTGGTAGTGTTACTTATCTTAATATTCCCAAAGAAGCGGAACCGGATGTGCCGATCCCGTTTATTTACGTGTCAGTTAATCACCATGGTATTTCCCCTGAAGATGGTGAGCGGGCATTATTGCGACCGTTAGAACAAGAACTCCGTGGTATTGATGGTCTCAAAGAAATGACCTCCACAGCCAGTGAAGGCCATGCGTCTATTAAGCTGGAATTCCATGCTGGTATTGACAGTAATATAGCCTTAGCCAGCGTGCGTGAAAAAGTCAGTTTAGCCAAAGCGCAATTACCGGATGATTCTGAAGAGCCTGTGGTCAAAGAGATCAGCATGGCGACGCAGAAACCCGCGCTGACAGTGATCTTGTCGGGTGACGTAGCAGAGCGTGCCTTGATTAGTGTGTCACGGGACTTAAAACAAAAAATTGAAGCGCTCACCGAAGTACTGGAAGTCAGTGTCGGTGGCGATCGCGAAGACATGATTGAGATCTTAGTCGACCCGTTATTAATGGAAAGCTACAACCTAGATCAAAACGATATTTATAACCTTATCTCGCGTAATAACTTGCTGGTGGCAGCGGGTACATTAGACAGTGGTCAAGGCCGTTTTCCGGTTAAAGTACCCTCGGTATTTGACTCGTTAAAAGACGTACTCGATTTACCCGTTAAAGTCGATGGTACGCGTGTTATCACCTTTGGTGATGTCGCTGAAGTACGTCGCTCATACAAGGACCCTGTATCGTTTGCCCGTATTGATGGTCAAGCTGCGGTATCACTGGAAGTGAAGAAGCGACCGGGTGAAAACATCATTGAGACGGTTGATAAGGTCAAAGCCTTAGTCAATCAAGAAAGTGCGTATTGGCAGGGGGTGATCAAAGTTGATTTCACCGCCGACAGTTCTGAAGACGTAAAAGACATGCTCGGGGATTTGCAAAACAACGTACTGTCAGCGGTCATATTGGTTGTTATTGTTATTATCGCGAGCTTGGGTGCACGTAGTGCCTTCCTCGTTGGTATTGCTATTCCAGGGTCATTTTTGGCGGGTATTTTGATGCTGGCCATGTGGGGTTATACCATTAATACCGTGGTGTTATTCGCCTTGATCATGGCGGTAGGTATGCTGGTGGATGGCGCGATTGTAGTGACCGAATTTGCTGACCGTGAAATGAATGAAGGCCGCAGTAATAAAGAAGCTTATGGCCTTGCGGCGAAACGCATGGCTTGGCCGATTATAGCCTCGACAGCCACTACATTAGCGGCATTTGCGCCGTTATTGTTCTGGCCGGGGATGATGGGCGAGTTCATGAAGTTCTTGCCGTTAACCCTGATCACCACATTAAGTGCGTCGTTAGTGATGGCGCTGATCTTTGTACCGACACTGGGTGGTATTTTTGGTCGTCGCCGCAAGCTGTCAGTATTAGAGCAGAAACAAACTGAAATTTCTGAAACAGGCGATGTGACCCAGATGCCGGGCATGACTGGCTGGTATATTAAAGTGCTGAATAGCGCGATTAAAAAACCTTGGTGGTGTTTAGGTGGCGCAGTACTGTTTTCTATTTTGGTGATTAAAGCCTATGGCGTTTATGGTCAAGGTTCGGAGTTTTTTCCCAATGTAGAACCGCCGGGATTTAATATTATCGTGCGCTCGCAAGGTGATTTATCTATCTATGAGCAAGACGTGTTAATGCAGCAAGTCGAAGCTAAATTGCTGGGTATGCCTGAGATTGAAACACTTTATGCACGCACAGGTAAAAGTGATCAAAACGGCGAACAGATAGGTTCGTTACGCGTTAACTTAGTTGATTGGCAACTGCGCCGTAAAGCCGATGAGATCATCGCTGATATTGTGGTGAAAACGGCGAGCTTAGCGGGTATCGAAATTGAAGCCCGTAAAGATGAAAGTGGTCCGCCGCAAGGTAAAGACTTACAGCTGGAGTTAAGCTCACGTTATCCGGAGTTATTAGAACCAACATTGGCGAAAATTAAAGACTTTGTGGCGACGCAGGGTATCTTTACCAATGTCAGTGATAATAGCGCCAAACCAGGTATCGAATGGCAGATTAAAGTCGATCGCGCTGTTGCAGCCCGTTACGGTGCCGATGCTTTGTTAGTGGGTAACAACGTCCAATTTGTGACAACTGGTTTACGTCTTGGCGGTTATCGCGCCGATGATGTTGATGACGAGATGGATATTCGCGTGCGTTTCTCTGAGCAATACCGTCACATCGACCGATTAGAAGACCTACGTTTGAAAACAGCGGCAGGGCAAGTACCATTAAGTGTGTTCTCAACCTTAACGCCAGAGCAGAAAAAAGACGCGGTGCGTAAAGTGGATGGTCGCCAAGCACTGAAGATTGAAGCGAATTTATTGCCGGGTTATAACTTAAATGAGCAACTGCCGAAGTTAATGGGCTTGATGCAGGCGCTTGATCTCGACCCACGCGTGGCAATTCGCTTACGAGGTCAAAACGAAAACCAACAAGAATCAGCTGAGTTCCTTAAAAATGCGCTGTTAATTGCTTTAGCGGTGATGGCAATTATCTTGGTCACCCAGTTTAATTCTTTCTATCAAGCGTTCTTGATTTTAACCGCAGTGATCTTTTCTACTGTGGGGGTATTTCTCGGCTTGATGATAGTGCAAGAGCCGTTTGGTATCGTTATGTCTGGGATCGGGGTGATCTCGTTAGCTGGCATTGTGGTGAATAATAATATCGTGTTAATCGATACTTACAATGTACTCAAGCGCGAAGGTCTGACTGCCGTTGACGCGGTATTACGTACTGGCGCGCAGCGTTTACGTCCAGTAATGTTAACGACTATCACCACAATCTTGGGTTTGATGCCGATGGTACTGCAGATGAATGTCGATATTGTTAATCGCAGTACCACCTTTGGCGCGCCATCAACACAATGGTGGTCACAATTGGCCACTGCGGTTGCGGGAGGGTTAACCTTTGCGACGGTACTGACGTTAGTATTAACACCCTGTATGTTGGTATTGGGTGACCGCTTAAGTCGACGTTTGCATAAAAACGAATCTGCTGTTGATGTGACTGACGTGACAGTTAATGACGATGTCAGTTTTGATGATGATCAGCATGTTGCTTATTCTTCAGAAAAGCAAGACTCTGCGACATTGACTGTGAGCCGGTTAGATTCGTAA
- a CDS encoding efflux RND transporter periplasmic adaptor subunit produces the protein MNHFTALAIVKKPLFQASLIAAAFMLWMTTGTTGGQGEQADNATSNTVVAKPIPQVRTQQFDAQLVARSISLYGRTAADRETNLGAEIAGRVEAVLAKRGSFVNKGDIIVRMEENDLPQLLQRAKTLYKQREIEYEGAKKLAAQGFQGKARLAEAASALMDASTNVFTIKLQLEKTVIIAPISGILNERHVEVGDYLAKGDPIATIADINPLIIKADVTELDVTNVQLQQVAKVRLVSGQEITGKVRYISRVANAATNTFRIEVAIDNSDLTLSAGGSAELSLPLRQEWAVKLSPSTLALDEEGVIGVKTVVDKHVVFTPVDILKADAQGSWLTGLGKHPEVITVGQGFVRAGDKVDTVLTRAQ, from the coding sequence ATGAATCACTTCACTGCGCTGGCTATTGTTAAAAAGCCATTATTTCAAGCATCGCTGATTGCGGCTGCCTTTATGTTATGGATGACAACTGGCACGACTGGTGGACAAGGTGAGCAAGCAGATAATGCCACTAGCAACACGGTTGTGGCTAAACCTATCCCACAAGTACGTACTCAGCAGTTTGATGCACAGTTGGTCGCTCGTTCCATTTCTCTTTATGGCCGTACGGCAGCCGATCGTGAAACCAATCTTGGCGCTGAAATCGCTGGTCGGGTAGAGGCAGTACTGGCCAAACGCGGTAGTTTTGTCAATAAAGGTGACATTATTGTGCGCATGGAAGAAAACGATCTGCCACAGTTATTGCAGCGTGCTAAGACTTTATATAAACAACGTGAAATTGAATATGAAGGCGCAAAAAAGCTTGCCGCCCAAGGTTTTCAAGGTAAAGCCCGGTTAGCGGAAGCGGCGAGCGCACTCATGGATGCTTCAACCAATGTCTTCACTATTAAATTACAGTTAGAAAAAACCGTCATTATTGCGCCTATTTCCGGTATTTTGAATGAACGTCATGTCGAAGTCGGCGACTATTTAGCCAAAGGTGATCCGATTGCCACTATCGCCGATATTAATCCACTGATTATCAAAGCGGATGTCACCGAGCTTGATGTTACCAATGTGCAATTACAGCAAGTGGCTAAGGTGCGCTTGGTCAGTGGCCAAGAGATCACAGGGAAAGTACGTTACATTTCTCGAGTCGCAAACGCCGCAACCAATACTTTCCGTATCGAAGTTGCAATTGATAATAGCGACTTAACGCTGTCAGCAGGTGGTAGTGCCGAGCTGTCGTTACCATTACGTCAAGAATGGGCAGTGAAGTTATCCCCATCCACGCTGGCCTTGGATGAAGAGGGTGTTATTGGGGTTAAAACCGTCGTTGATAAACACGTGGTATTTACCCCTGTCGATATTCTTAAAGCAGATGCTCAGGGATCTTGGTTAACAGGGCTAGGCAAACACCCTGAAGTGATTACTGTTGGCCAAGGTTTTGTACGCGCGGGTGATAAAGTTGATACCGTATTAACGAGGGCGCAATAA